CCCGTGCGCGTCAATTCACGGCCCTTGCCGGCCGTTGACATCGTCGATATGCGCGACGAACTTCGGGCGGGCAATAAATCGTTATTCAGCGCTAGACTCGCCGAAGAGATCGAGACGACGGCGGCGCGCGGCGAACAAGTCATTCTTTTTCTCAACCGTCGGGGCTACGCCTCTGCGATGCTGTGCCGCGCGTGCGGCGAAGGGATGCATTGTCCTCACTGCGACATCAGTCTGACGGTTCACCGGGCAGGGGCGGACTTGCGGCTCGTGTGTCACTATTGTGGCTACGAGGAGGCGAGCCCAACCGCGTGTCCGGCTTGTGGTGAACGCGCCATGCGGGCACTGGGGATTGGTACGGAGCAGATTGAGCAGAGCTTGAAAGCAACTTGGCCGGACTTGCGCGTCTTGCGGATGGACGTGGATACGACGCGGAAAAAAGGAGCGCTCAAGCAGATTGTCGATCAGTTCGAGCAACGCGCTGCCGATGTTCTGATTGGCACGCAGATGATTGCGAAGGGGCTAGATTTCCCGCACGTGCGGTTGGTCGGCGTCATTGCTGCGGATACCATGCTGGAAGTGCCGGACTACCGCGCGAGTGAGCGAACCTTTCAATTGCTGACGCAGGTGGCGGGGCGCGCGGGGCGGGCAGAGACCGACGGCGTTACGGTGATTCAGACGTACCGGCCTGATCACTTTGCCGTGTTGGCCGCGGCCCGCCACGATTTTCCCGCGTTTTATCGGGAAGAGCGGATGCAGCGGGAGGTATTTTCCTACCCTCCGTTTTGCGAATTGGCTGTGTTGCTGGCCACGCACACAAACGAGGTGGTCGCGCGCGGTGCGGCCGCTCGCTTCGAACGAGAGCTTCGACGGGCGCAACTGCCAGAGGGAACGGTCATTTTACCTGCATCGCCGAGTGGAATTCGGCGAATTGAGGATAAATATCGATATCAAGTTGTGTTAAAGTATCAACGTTGGGATGACGTGCGAAATGTAGTCGATGCGGCGTTCCGGCTCGTCAAGCAACGAATGAACGAGTACGGCGGCGCGTGTCGGCTCGATGTCAATGCGCAGCGCATTGGCTAGATAAATCATCTTTAGTTTTTGATTGTTCGTTTTTGATTACATGAAAGGAGGCCGTATCGTGTCGATTCGAATCATCCGAATTGGGGAAGACCCTGCGCTGCGGCAGCGGGCAAAAGAAGTAACGAAGTTTAATGCGGCGATTCACAAGCTGCTCGACGATATGGCAGAGACGATGCGCCACGCAGATGGCGTTGGACTCGCTGCGAACCAGATTGGTATTTTAAAGCGTTTGGTGGTCATCGATGTCGGACAAGGATTGATTGAACTGGTCAATCCAGAGATTTTAGAACGTCGCGGTCAGCAGTATGGACCAGAAGGCTGTCTCTCGCTGCCAGGCATCAGCGGCAAGGTAGAGCGCGCACAATATGTGAAGATTCGCGCGCAAAATCGCGACGGTGAGCCGTTCGAATTAGAGGGTGAGGACTTGTTGGCGCGTTGCATCCAACACGAAATCGATCACCTCAATGGCATCCTGTTCACGGATTACTTGCGCGAGGACGAGATCGAACGAGTGGAGGAGCGCGCGTAATGTCGGTTAAGGTGGTCTTTATGGGGACGCCTGATTTTGCGGTGCCAACGCTAGATGCGTTGGTGTCGCAAGGTTGGGAACTGCTGGTGGTCACGCAGCCGGACAAACGAGTGGGAAGAAAAAAAGTGCTTACGCCGCCGCCAGTCAAGGCGGCTGCTTTGCGCCATGGGCTGCCTGTCCTCCAACCGGAAAAGGTGCGTGACAAGGCAAGTGTCGAGGAATTATCGGCATTTGCGCCGGATTTGATTGTCACGGCGGCATATGGACAGTTA
Above is a genomic segment from Alicyclobacillus acidoterrestris containing:
- the def gene encoding peptide deformylase produces the protein MSIRIIRIGEDPALRQRAKEVTKFNAAIHKLLDDMAETMRHADGVGLAANQIGILKRLVVIDVGQGLIELVNPEILERRGQQYGPEGCLSLPGISGKVERAQYVKIRAQNRDGEPFELEGEDLLARCIQHEIDHLNGILFTDYLREDEIERVEERA